The following proteins are encoded in a genomic region of candidate division TA06 bacterium:
- a CDS encoding class I SAM-dependent methyltransferase has product MTGLAGCCFPGSLGMRGMNILPRVEAISGPAALAYACLISRSPFSVRLCREFAGEVLSIVSSGSVLDVGTGPGYLALEIAKRSAGLHVTGVDLSHSMVKVALKNARDNGLSERVSFRVGNVAKLPFEEASFDFVVSSFSLHHWSKPMESFKEIYRVLKPDCRALIYDLGRDITRADRRLSQKKYGRIMEFAMSKLVRIHSSVPSDAVQGILATSVVPFSESTMENDGVILRIMLVR; this is encoded by the coding sequence ATGACAGGCTTGGCCGGTTGTTGTTTTCCAGGAAGTCTTGGAATGAGGGGTATGAATATCCTGCCTAGAGTTGAAGCTATCAGTGGACCTGCTGCTTTGGCGTATGCCTGCCTCATATCTAGAAGCCCTTTTTCCGTAAGACTCTGCCGGGAATTTGCAGGAGAAGTACTATCGATAGTATCTTCTGGCTCTGTGCTTGATGTTGGAACCGGTCCTGGCTACCTTGCACTGGAGATTGCCAAGAGATCAGCAGGCCTCCACGTCACAGGTGTGGACCTTTCACATTCGATGGTGAAAGTGGCTCTCAAGAATGCGCGGGACAATGGACTGTCGGAACGTGTCAGCTTTCGGGTCGGAAATGTGGCCAAGCTTCCTTTTGAGGAAGCGTCCTTCGATTTCGTGGTGAGTAGCTTTAGCCTTCACCATTGGTCAAAGCCTATGGAGTCTTTCAAAGAGATCTATCGCGTGCTTAAGCCTGATTGCAGAGCGCTCATCTACGACCTCGGACGGGACATAACAAGGGCGGACAGAAGACTGTCGCAGAAGAAATACGGACGAATTATGGAGTTCGCCATGTCGAAATTGGTGAGGATCCACTCGTCAGTACCCTCGGATGCGGTCCAAGGAATACTTGCGACTTCAGTAGTCCCCTTTTCAGAATCAACGATGGAAAATGATGGTGTTATTCTCAGGATTATGCTTGTGAGGTAG
- a CDS encoding protein-L-isoaspartate(D-aspartate) O-methyltransferase yields the protein MRFEGLRNKMVSTQIESRGVKDKHVLKAMRKVPRHIFVEEALWERAYDDHPLPIGQGQTISQPYMVGSMTEALELKGKGKVLEIGTGSGYQTAILAEIAEQVFTIERIEELLKKARRTLDRLGYANVVFRVGDGTIGWQDQAPFDAILVAAGAPDVPEYLFEQLAEGGRMAVPIGDVHGQTLVVIKKEAGKQVKTTHFGCVFVPLIGKNGWPE from the coding sequence ATGCGCTTTGAAGGTTTGAGAAATAAAATGGTCTCTACCCAAATAGAATCCCGCGGGGTCAAGGACAAGCATGTTCTGAAGGCGATGAGGAAGGTTCCCAGACACATTTTCGTGGAGGAGGCTCTCTGGGAAAGGGCGTACGATGACCATCCCCTTCCCATCGGGCAAGGCCAGACTATATCTCAGCCGTACATGGTAGGTTCCATGACCGAAGCCCTCGAATTGAAGGGAAAAGGAAAGGTCCTGGAGATTGGGACCGGATCAGGTTATCAGACTGCCATTCTGGCTGAGATTGCGGAGCAGGTCTTCACCATAGAAAGGATCGAGGAGCTATTGAAGAAGGCGCGGAGAACCCTTGACAGACTCGGTTATGCCAATGTAGTATTCAGAGTTGGTGATGGGACTATTGGGTGGCAGGATCAGGCTCCGTTTGACGCCATACTGGTAGCTGCCGGAGCACCCGATGTGCCCGAGTACCTGTTTGAGCAACTTGCTGAAGGCGGTAGGATGGCAGTACCCATAGGTGACGTACACGGCCAGACCCTTGTGGTGATAAAGAAGGAGGCTGGGAAGCAGGTCAAGACAACCCATTTTGGCTGTGTCTTCGTCCCGCTGATTGGCAAAAACGGATGGCCCGAATAA
- a CDS encoding TonB family protein — protein sequence MRKGISIVVGGVVVSVVAAFVVVGHYRVSMQYFPPKPILESFSTSGHGMKLASTKKVILALHINESGVVFEDSVVQSSGDSDIDCVALAQGLQFRFEPAMKGGRPIDTWVNLRIKFHSEEAGSTCPAIQRK from the coding sequence ATGAGAAAGGGTATCTCGATTGTGGTGGGTGGGGTGGTGGTTTCAGTGGTGGCGGCTTTTGTTGTAGTTGGACATTACCGCGTAAGTATGCAGTACTTTCCTCCCAAACCGATATTGGAATCCTTCTCAACGTCTGGACACGGAATGAAGTTGGCATCGACCAAGAAGGTAATTCTAGCCTTACATATAAATGAATCTGGTGTTGTGTTCGAGGACAGCGTAGTGCAATCTTCAGGCGATTCTGATATTGACTGCGTGGCCTTGGCCCAAGGACTTCAATTCAGGTTTGAGCCTGCGATGAAGGGGGGTAGGCCGATAGACACCTGGGTGAATTTGCGGATCAAATTTCATTCTGAAGAAGCTGGCAGTACCTGCCCAGCAATACAACGAAAGTAA
- the surE gene encoding 5'/3'-nucleotidase SurE, with protein sequence MILLTNDDGIRAHGLKVMRGHLEELGSVMVVAPEDEMSGVSHSVTLEKPISVRWIDQNSAAVGGTPTDCVLLAVHKLMKKRPDIVVSGINLGPNLGNDVTYSGTVAAALEAAIHGIKAVAISVASRKDPDFEPAARFGKKLVQHLAALEVPTGTFLNVNVPNAPNGEIRGVRITRLGRRTYRDDVIQLDDPEGEECYKIGGEPICEMEEGTDVEAIESAFISVTPISLDLTDHTFLRELKELGEKISDF encoded by the coding sequence GTGATCTTACTTACGAACGATGATGGAATAAGGGCGCATGGTCTCAAGGTTATGAGAGGTCATCTTGAAGAACTCGGTTCGGTGATGGTTGTGGCTCCAGAAGACGAAATGAGCGGGGTCAGCCACTCTGTAACTCTCGAGAAACCCATAAGTGTCCGGTGGATTGATCAGAATTCCGCCGCTGTGGGAGGCACGCCCACAGACTGCGTGCTTTTGGCTGTGCACAAGCTCATGAAGAAGAGGCCGGACATTGTTGTGTCAGGAATTAACCTCGGTCCAAATCTGGGAAACGATGTGACTTACTCAGGTACCGTGGCCGCAGCATTGGAAGCGGCAATTCACGGGATCAAGGCTGTGGCGATTTCAGTAGCCTCCAGAAAAGATCCTGACTTTGAGCCCGCAGCCAGGTTTGGTAAGAAACTAGTTCAGCATCTTGCCGCCCTAGAGGTTCCTACTGGTACGTTTCTGAATGTGAATGTGCCGAATGCACCAAATGGTGAGATACGCGGTGTTAGAATTACACGCCTGGGGAGAAGGACATACAGGGATGATGTGATCCAGCTTGATGATCCAGAAGGAGAGGAATGCTACAAGATTGGCGGCGAGCCAATCTGCGAGATGGAAGAAGGTACCGATGTTGAGGCTATAGAAAGCGCTTTCATATCTGTAACGCCAATCAGCCTCGACCTCACAGACCACACTTTTCTGCGCGAGCTGAAGGAATTGGGTGAAAAGATATCAGACTTCTAA
- a CDS encoding nucleotidyltransferase domain-containing protein — protein sequence MATSEITEVIQFLGDCLEERGLDVSKIILFGSQMRGGAGDESDVDLVIVSKDFRTKDIFERVGAVRHAVAVTIKRFMVPLDVVGLTPEEFESESLLVARYASEGEVVYESRK from the coding sequence ATGGCTACGAGCGAAATCACAGAAGTGATTCAATTCCTTGGTGACTGTCTGGAAGAAAGAGGATTAGACGTTTCCAAGATCATCCTTTTCGGGTCACAGATGAGAGGCGGAGCTGGGGACGAGAGTGATGTAGACCTAGTGATTGTCTCAAAGGACTTCCGCACCAAGGATATCTTCGAAAGAGTAGGGGCCGTCAGACACGCCGTCGCAGTAACAATCAAGAGATTTATGGTACCGCTTGATGTTGTAGGCTTGACTCCTGAGGAATTCGAAAGCGAAAGTCTGCTCGTCGCCCGATACGCTAGCGAAGGAGAGGTGGTCTACGAGAGCAGAAAATAG
- a CDS encoding HEPN domain-containing protein produces the protein MTKKLEEWFRQADYDLDTAEFMFTGGRYFYAIFMCHLSIEKALKGLYVQFREAAAPRSHNLVYLAEKTELQLPEELSDFISLLDGVSVPTRYPDDLQRLLKDYDKARTREMLKKSREVLRWLRAKSQK, from the coding sequence GTGACCAAGAAGCTCGAGGAATGGTTTAGACAGGCTGATTACGATTTGGACACAGCGGAATTTATGTTCACTGGCGGAAGGTATTTCTATGCTATTTTCATGTGTCATCTTTCCATCGAAAAAGCACTGAAGGGTTTGTATGTGCAATTCCGTGAAGCGGCGGCTCCCCGGAGTCACAATCTCGTGTATCTTGCTGAAAAGACCGAACTTCAACTCCCTGAAGAACTCAGCGATTTCATTTCCTTGCTTGACGGGGTGAGTGTTCCGACGCGCTACCCAGATGATCTCCAACGACTGCTCAAGGATTATGACAAGGCAAGGACAAGAGAGATGTTGAAGAAAAGTAGAGAGGTTCTTAGATGGCTACGAGCGAAATCACAGAAGTGA